A genome region from Geminicoccus roseus DSM 18922 includes the following:
- a CDS encoding TadE/TadG family type IV pilus assembly protein — MAIEFAIWVPALIMASVVLIDMVRFVETSARMDRVAASVADLVTGNIEIRDHVDFNHLLQNNDLAMFFHSANVLAQPDDLIEDGRIILTSIDTSVSGHVLNWQRSGPYHLDVRSRLPADLKLPPGGTYIVAEAFLQFEPSIAATKLAIPAEYTLIYRRFIFRSRLASLSQLLPAN; from the coding sequence GTGGCCATCGAATTCGCGATCTGGGTGCCGGCGCTCATCATGGCATCGGTGGTGCTGATCGACATGGTCCGGTTCGTCGAGACAAGCGCGCGGATGGACCGGGTCGCGGCATCGGTGGCAGATCTCGTAACAGGCAACATCGAAATACGGGATCACGTTGATTTCAATCATTTGCTGCAGAACAACGATCTCGCCATGTTCTTCCACTCCGCCAACGTTCTGGCACAACCTGACGACCTCATCGAGGATGGACGGATCATCCTGACCTCGATCGACACTTCGGTGTCGGGCCATGTCCTGAACTGGCAGCGATCGGGCCCCTACCACCTGGATGTGCGGAGCCGCCTCCCCGCCGATCTGAAGCTGCCCCCCGGAGGGACCTATATCGTCGCTGAAGCATTCCTGCAGTTCGAGCCGTCGATCGCAGCGACAAAACTTGCGATACCTGCAGAATACACGCTTATCTACCGGCGATTTATCTTCCGGTCGAGGCTGGCTTCCTTGTCGCAGCTGCTTCCGGCGAACTGA
- a CDS encoding CpaF family protein — protein sequence MFGRRVTEASAAAEPVAPASILDASTDAAPGPSSSSGEKTFAASFKRIRDRLFARINVSAAILRGREQLADELRAAIVEIAAAERTIMTVAEYDRIVALILDEMFGLGPVEPLLADASVTDILINGPQHIYVERRGLLELTNISFRDNEHLTNVAQRIAASVGRRVDETSPTVDARLADGSRVNIVLPPLALDGTCISIRKFAKHRIGISTMVQHGNLSPGMGRLLEIAARCRLNIIVSGGTGSGKTTLLNALSRMIDPGERIITIEDAAELRLQQPHVVRLETRPPNIERSGEINQRDLVKNALRMRPDRIILGEIRGAEAFDVLQAMNTGHDGSMTTLHANTPRDALVRLENMVISANAGLPMQAIRSQIVSAVHLIIQISRMRDGVRRVQQISEVIGIEGEVIILQDLFNFAFEETHDGRIIGNFVSTGLRPRFVVQARYYGLEEELKQAMS from the coding sequence ATGTTCGGCCGCAGGGTCACCGAGGCGTCGGCGGCTGCCGAACCCGTCGCGCCCGCTTCCATCCTGGATGCGTCCACGGACGCGGCGCCGGGCCCGTCGTCATCGAGCGGGGAAAAGACGTTCGCGGCCAGCTTCAAGCGCATCCGCGACCGTCTGTTCGCACGCATCAACGTCTCGGCCGCCATCCTGCGCGGGCGGGAGCAGCTTGCCGACGAGTTGCGGGCGGCCATCGTGGAGATTGCTGCGGCGGAACGGACGATCATGACGGTCGCGGAGTACGACCGGATCGTGGCGCTCATCCTCGACGAGATGTTCGGCCTGGGGCCGGTCGAGCCCTTGCTGGCGGACGCATCGGTCACCGACATTCTGATCAACGGGCCGCAGCACATCTATGTCGAGCGGCGAGGACTGCTCGAACTCACCAACATCAGCTTCCGCGACAATGAGCACCTGACGAATGTCGCGCAGCGCATCGCGGCCTCGGTCGGCCGCAGGGTCGACGAGACCAGTCCGACGGTCGATGCGCGTCTTGCGGATGGCAGCCGGGTCAACATCGTCCTGCCTCCACTGGCGCTGGACGGAACCTGCATCTCGATCCGGAAATTCGCGAAGCACCGCATCGGCATCAGCACGATGGTCCAGCACGGCAACCTGTCCCCAGGCATGGGACGGCTGCTCGAGATCGCCGCCCGGTGCCGACTGAACATCATCGTGTCGGGCGGAACGGGGTCCGGCAAGACCACCTTGCTGAATGCACTCTCCCGGATGATCGATCCAGGCGAGCGCATCATCACGATTGAAGATGCCGCCGAACTGCGCCTGCAGCAGCCCCATGTCGTCCGCCTGGAGACCCGTCCGCCCAACATCGAGCGGAGCGGAGAGATCAACCAGCGCGACCTGGTCAAGAACGCCCTGCGCATGCGGCCCGACCGGATCATTCTCGGCGAAATCCGCGGGGCCGAGGCGTTCGACGTCCTCCAGGCGATGAACACCGGCCATGACGGATCGATGACGACCCTTCACGCCAATACGCCGCGGGATGCCCTGGTCCGGCTCGAGAACATGGTGATCAGCGCGAATGCCGGGCTCCCGATGCAGGCGATCCGCAGTCAGATCGTCAGCGCTGTCCATCTGATCATCCAGATATCGCGCATGCGTGACGGTGTCCGGAGAGTTCAGCAGATAAGCGAGGTGATCGGCATCGAGGGAGAGGTCATCATCCTGCAGGACCTGTTCAACTTCGCCTTCGAGGAAACGCATGACGGGCGGATCATCGGGAACTTCGTCTCGACCGGCCTGCGGCCGCGTTTCGTCGTTCAGGCCCGTTACTACGGTCTTGAAGAAGAACTCAAGCAGGCGATGAGTTGA
- a CDS encoding type II and III secretion system protein family protein, translating into MSTRWAFAGRLSWMVLAATVFLVRPEPAHGETAALPRLVVDIGEAQVIHLPAPAQTVFVADPTLADVQVGGPRTIIVFGVRSGRTTFYALDQNGRMIVARDVRINHNLDVLNDILKERFPGQRILLTSAPNTLMVEGSVGTPQEAQAVLATIRGVVGDKEQVIDRLKVDIATQVSIRVRIAEVSKSIDQRLGINWQALFSAGDITFGFLSGRDFLVSGAAAPVVGSTGIGLAPGQAGSYVGSYRSSNVSVDTLIDALDQEGLARTLAEPNLTAISGQKASFLAGGEFPIPIAQGDGTISVDFKQFGVALDFVPTVLSSNRMSLTVRPEVSELSNNGSVQTGDLRIPALTVRRVETTVELGSGQSLVIGGLLQQNARDLLTKLPGLGDLPVIGALFTSSSYQKNETELVVIVTPYIVKPASTEALETPLGRLSPASPFERLLLKGARVAPAAGGMGRLTGRAGFVY; encoded by the coding sequence ATGTCGACTCGATGGGCCTTTGCTGGCCGCCTGTCCTGGATGGTGCTCGCGGCGACAGTATTCCTCGTCCGGCCGGAGCCGGCCCACGGGGAGACCGCTGCGCTCCCTCGTCTCGTGGTGGACATAGGCGAGGCGCAGGTCATCCATCTCCCGGCCCCGGCCCAGACCGTCTTCGTCGCCGACCCGACGCTGGCGGACGTGCAGGTCGGCGGGCCCAGGACGATCATCGTGTTCGGCGTCCGGTCGGGCCGCACGACGTTCTATGCGCTGGACCAGAACGGCCGGATGATCGTGGCCCGGGATGTGCGCATCAACCACAACCTGGACGTCCTGAACGACATCCTCAAGGAGCGCTTTCCCGGCCAGCGGATCCTGCTCACCTCGGCGCCGAACACCCTGATGGTCGAGGGCAGCGTCGGAACGCCCCAGGAAGCCCAGGCGGTTCTCGCCACGATCCGCGGGGTGGTCGGCGACAAGGAACAGGTGATCGACCGGCTGAAGGTCGACATCGCGACCCAGGTGAGTATCCGCGTGCGCATCGCGGAAGTCTCCAAGTCGATCGATCAGCGGCTCGGCATCAACTGGCAGGCCCTGTTCAGCGCCGGGGACATCACCTTCGGTTTTCTCAGCGGTCGCGACTTTCTCGTTTCCGGCGCCGCAGCTCCGGTCGTCGGGAGCACAGGCATCGGCCTGGCTCCGGGCCAGGCTGGATCCTATGTGGGAAGCTATCGGAGCAGCAATGTGAGCGTGGACACCCTGATCGACGCCCTCGATCAGGAGGGGCTGGCGCGCACCCTGGCCGAACCCAATCTGACGGCGATCTCGGGCCAGAAGGCAAGCTTCCTCGCCGGCGGGGAGTTTCCCATTCCCATCGCTCAGGGCGACGGCACGATCTCCGTGGACTTCAAGCAGTTCGGCGTGGCCCTCGATTTCGTCCCGACGGTGCTGTCGTCGAACCGGATGAGCCTCACCGTGCGGCCCGAGGTCAGCGAGCTATCGAACAATGGCTCGGTGCAGACCGGCGACCTGCGCATCCCGGCCCTGACCGTCCGCCGGGTGGAGACCACGGTGGAGCTGGGCTCCGGCCAGAGCCTGGTGATCGGCGGGCTTCTCCAGCAGAACGCCCGGGATCTGCTCACCAAGCTGCCTGGCCTGGGCGATCTGCCCGTCATCGGCGCGCTGTTCACGTCGTCGAGCTACCAGAAGAACGAGACCGAGCTCGTGGTCATCGTGACCCCCTACATCGTGAAACCGGCGTCGACGGAGGCGCTGGAAACGCCGCTGGGCCGCCTGTCTCCCGCCAGCCCGTTCGAGCGGCTGCTCCTGAAAGGGGCACGCGTCGCTCCGGCAGCCGGAGGCATGGGTCGCCTGACCGGCCGGGCGGGCTTCGTCTACTGA
- a CDS encoding AAA family ATPase: MLSLPFGTAPRSTSQDPVELAAFLSDSESCSVIEQLDQEHRNFRHHVRQGRVAEAVEYLKTVKTPPKILIVDISGLELPLSEIDRLADVCEPSIRVLVVGNRQDVGLFRSLLKLGIADYILKPLSPALIEPHLDGSPLPVLGAASTRSGKLVVVTGTCGGVGATTIGVNLGWHLAIRDHRRVALVDMDMHGQAMALQLDVRSSDGLLRAIENSSQIDSQFIDNAMTSYHPRLGILTGELLWDQSADIRAEQLDDVIKILEHHHHYVIVDLPRRPGPVYTYLLRRAALRVVVTNRSLTATRDCGRLLELSGSFDGRTILVLNEDRPATAGMLAVDAIETSLQRKFDLRIAHERRATAQIDSAARSQPLAAANRPFRLTVEALAASISGRSISPRSRWHRFMRRS; this comes from the coding sequence ATGCTCTCCCTGCCCTTTGGTACAGCACCTAGGTCGACCTCCCAGGATCCGGTCGAGCTCGCAGCCTTCCTGTCCGATTCCGAAAGCTGCTCGGTGATCGAGCAGCTGGATCAGGAGCATCGCAACTTCCGTCATCATGTCCGGCAGGGTCGGGTCGCCGAGGCTGTCGAGTACCTGAAGACCGTGAAGACCCCGCCAAAGATACTGATCGTCGACATTTCGGGGCTGGAGTTGCCCCTGTCCGAGATCGACCGGCTGGCGGATGTCTGCGAGCCCAGCATTCGGGTGCTGGTCGTCGGCAACCGGCAGGATGTCGGCCTGTTCCGATCGCTTCTGAAGCTCGGCATCGCCGACTACATCCTGAAACCCTTGAGCCCGGCGCTCATCGAGCCTCATCTGGATGGCTCGCCTTTGCCGGTGCTGGGGGCGGCCAGCACGCGCAGCGGGAAGCTGGTGGTCGTCACGGGTACCTGTGGGGGCGTCGGCGCCACCACGATCGGCGTGAATCTCGGATGGCACTTGGCCATCCGCGACCATCGCCGCGTGGCCCTCGTCGACATGGACATGCATGGTCAGGCGATGGCTCTGCAACTCGACGTCCGATCCAGCGACGGACTGCTCCGCGCGATCGAGAACTCCAGCCAGATCGATTCTCAGTTCATCGACAATGCGATGACGAGCTACCACCCCCGCCTGGGGATCCTGACCGGAGAGCTTCTGTGGGACCAGTCGGCGGACATCAGGGCGGAGCAGCTCGATGACGTCATCAAGATACTCGAGCACCACCATCACTATGTCATCGTCGACCTGCCCAGGCGACCCGGCCCCGTCTACACCTATCTGCTGCGGCGCGCAGCACTTCGGGTGGTCGTCACCAACCGGTCGCTGACCGCCACGCGCGACTGCGGCCGCCTACTCGAACTCAGCGGTTCGTTCGACGGGCGCACGATCCTCGTGCTGAACGAAGACCGGCCCGCCACGGCAGGTATGCTGGCGGTCGATGCCATCGAGACGTCCCTTCAGCGCAAGTTCGATCTGCGTATTGCCCATGAACGCAGGGCCACCGCCCAGATCGACAGTGCCGCCCGGAGCCAGCCGCTGGCCGCCGCCAACCGCCCGTTCCGCCTGACGGTCGAAGCTCTGGCGGCCAGCATCAGCGGACGGTCGATCTCGCCCAGAAGCCGGTGGCACCGGTTCATGCGGAGGAGCTGA
- the cpaB gene encoding Flp pilus assembly protein CpaB has product MTSTLIRLAVAGSFAVVAAIFGPALLETPEPGAALASKPLPAIRVATRTFQVGTFLDAGSATFQDWSGKVTDDMVTRDVHPGQDVVGSVVVAPIVAGEPITRSKLLMPGQEGFLAAVLRPGMRAISIAVDAVSGNAGHIFPGDRIDVILTQDLHRFDVAATGQRLATETILQDVRVIAVDQNLNEDLKQRDTDKIARTITLEVDQTDAQKVTLASGLGKLSLSLRSLLRNIENQPAGTADPAASAALEQAAPPVWAEDVSSALRGNLPREAGGPPAAAPVHPVRVLRGAASAVTSE; this is encoded by the coding sequence ATGACATCCACCCTGATCCGGCTGGCCGTGGCCGGCAGCTTCGCCGTGGTCGCGGCCATCTTCGGCCCGGCTCTGCTCGAAACGCCGGAGCCGGGTGCGGCCCTGGCGTCGAAGCCCCTGCCGGCCATACGGGTCGCCACGCGCACGTTCCAGGTCGGCACCTTCCTGGACGCGGGCAGCGCCACCTTCCAGGACTGGAGCGGCAAGGTCACGGACGACATGGTGACCCGCGACGTGCATCCGGGCCAGGACGTGGTGGGCTCGGTGGTGGTGGCGCCCATCGTGGCGGGCGAGCCGATCACCCGGAGCAAGCTCCTCATGCCTGGCCAGGAAGGCTTCCTGGCGGCCGTGCTGCGTCCCGGCATGCGGGCGATCTCGATCGCCGTCGATGCCGTCTCCGGGAATGCCGGCCATATCTTTCCGGGCGACCGGATCGACGTGATCCTCACCCAGGATCTCCATCGTTTCGATGTCGCCGCCACCGGCCAGCGCCTCGCCACCGAGACGATCCTGCAGGACGTGCGGGTCATCGCCGTCGACCAGAACCTGAATGAAGATTTGAAGCAGCGCGACACCGACAAGATCGCGCGGACGATCACGCTCGAGGTCGATCAGACGGATGCCCAGAAGGTCACGCTGGCTTCGGGACTGGGCAAGCTGTCCCTGAGCCTGAGGAGCCTGCTGCGCAACATCGAGAACCAGCCGGCCGGCACCGCGGACCCGGCTGCCAGCGCAGCGCTCGAGCAGGCCGCGCCGCCGGTCTGGGCCGAGGATGTCTCGTCCGCGCTCCGGGGCAACCTGCCCCGGGAGGCTGGCGGTCCTCCCGCCGCGGCGCCGGTTCATCCTGTCAGGGTGCTGCGTGGTGCGGCTTCGGCCGTCACGAGCGAGTAG
- a CDS encoding tetratricopeptide repeat protein: MTSFHRPLTSFCMLLSLSACAMAPSDMSEGKAFTASTEADSGIGGLLRLADASLAGGDVDGGIKLLRQVMARYPDSLEGQRALAEAFFVVGALPEASIAFDQMRMLEGGQLEGLLGLGRVALAKGDAANAIGYFAEALESDPDEGRASNGLAVAYDYSSRHEEAQEIYNKILARNPADHAVANNLALSQALSGSIGPAIAGLSDLASGPAYLPEARFNLALAYGMGGDLAAAREILEDELDSQAVADNLAFYRQISPAAGGGSF, from the coding sequence ATGACCTCGTTCCACAGACCCTTGACCTCCTTCTGCATGCTTCTGAGCCTTTCGGCCTGCGCCATGGCTCCTTCGGACATGAGCGAAGGCAAAGCCTTCACCGCCTCCACGGAGGCAGATAGCGGGATCGGCGGCCTGCTGCGCCTGGCCGATGCCTCCCTGGCTGGCGGCGACGTGGATGGCGGGATCAAGCTCCTGCGCCAGGTCATGGCCCGCTATCCCGACTCGCTTGAAGGACAGCGCGCCCTTGCCGAAGCATTTTTCGTTGTCGGCGCTCTTCCGGAAGCTTCCATCGCCTTCGACCAGATGCGCATGCTCGAGGGCGGACAATTGGAGGGGCTGCTCGGGCTTGGCCGGGTGGCACTTGCCAAAGGCGATGCTGCGAACGCCATCGGATATTTTGCGGAGGCCCTGGAAAGCGATCCCGATGAGGGAAGGGCAAGCAACGGCTTGGCCGTCGCTTACGACTATTCATCCCGCCATGAAGAAGCCCAGGAGATCTACAACAAGATCCTTGCCAGGAATCCGGCCGATCACGCCGTGGCCAACAATCTGGCGCTCTCCCAGGCCTTGTCGGGCTCGATCGGACCCGCAATCGCCGGCCTGAGCGACCTGGCGAGCGGTCCAGCCTATCTGCCCGAAGCCCGTTTCAACCTGGCGCTCGCCTATGGGATGGGCGGCGACCTGGCCGCAGCCCGCGAGATCCTGGAGGACGAACTCGACAGCCAGGCAGTGGCTGACAATCTGGCCTTCTACCGGCAGATCTCTCCCGCGGCGGGCGGCGGGTCCTTCTGA
- a CDS encoding CpaD family pilus assembly lipoprotein: MNDQLPLLMALLGALTACQPTPFPTLGEPGSSLGTSADASAGQAGPECPDWRKAQLEHPLDALLGNPAPAGQFALGCAQAANIRHMIADPGDLQGGGSTGAATATGAASAVERYHANKVTPLPDPALRSLGAGG, translated from the coding sequence ATGAACGATCAACTGCCCCTGCTGATGGCCCTCCTGGGCGCCCTGACCGCCTGTCAGCCGACGCCCTTTCCTACGCTCGGAGAGCCCGGATCCTCTCTCGGCACGTCCGCCGATGCATCAGCCGGACAGGCGGGGCCGGAATGCCCGGACTGGCGGAAGGCCCAGCTCGAGCATCCTCTCGATGCCCTTCTCGGCAACCCGGCGCCGGCTGGCCAATTTGCTCTCGGCTGTGCCCAGGCCGCGAACATCCGGCACATGATCGCCGATCCGGGCGATCTGCAGGGAGGCGGGTCGACGGGAGCCGCGACCGCCACCGGGGCGGCGAGCGCTGTCGAGCGCTATCATGCCAACAAGGTCACGCCTTTGCCGGATCCGGCGCTGCGCAGCCTGGGTGCGGGAGGATAA
- a CDS encoding A24 family peptidase: MADIWTLLLLPVLLAASISDISRRIIPNEVSLVLVLGFVLHALVELSISEAMGNVFLGGLVLMFATLLYWGRLLGGGDVKLLAACSLWTGWNGLAALLLATALLGGGIALILVAWSRCRRWLSGPAAAPAMTVPYGVAIAASTFWVVATAGLGGP, encoded by the coding sequence ATGGCGGATATCTGGACCTTGCTTCTGCTTCCGGTTCTTCTGGCAGCCTCGATTTCGGACATCAGCCGCCGGATCATTCCCAATGAGGTGTCCCTGGTGCTGGTGCTGGGTTTCGTCCTGCATGCCCTGGTCGAGCTCAGCATCTCCGAGGCGATGGGGAATGTTTTCCTGGGCGGCTTGGTCCTGATGTTCGCCACGCTGCTGTACTGGGGCCGCCTGCTGGGCGGCGGCGACGTCAAGCTGCTGGCTGCGTGCAGCCTATGGACGGGCTGGAACGGCTTGGCCGCCCTGCTCCTGGCCACGGCGCTCCTGGGAGGGGGCATCGCCCTCATCCTGGTGGCCTGGTCGAGGTGCAGGCGGTGGCTGTCCGGACCGGCGGCGGCTCCTGCCATGACCGTGCCCTACGGCGTCGCGATCGCCGCCTCGACCTTCTGGGTCGTGGCGACTGCCGGGCTTGGAGGGCCGTAG
- a CDS encoding type II secretion system F family protein — MSEPDVFRGLLPAAFAVLALLAAALIFAIEARWSAAARLSERACRHAGRRKSERAKQKHVTSMQVVGDALQKVASIVLPILAARDRVKTRELLEGAGIRDPRMLIRFVGIKVAFFAAGAAGTAVVVAREGSWADNPWQCLAATAVGAIAAGLVPELAIRYLRRRRRERIRSALADTIDLMIITSNAGQSLDVTLTRVAREVGRLAPELSDELVVTISELQALPDRRDALDNLARRTGLTEVRSLTATLIQTIRYGTPLTQALKALAQELRQFRLLALEEKAGKLPALLSLPLMLLIMPAVFIVTAGPAVLGLIDAFTK; from the coding sequence ATGAGCGAGCCGGATGTGTTTCGCGGCCTGCTGCCTGCGGCATTCGCCGTGCTGGCCCTGCTGGCCGCGGCCCTGATCTTCGCGATTGAAGCCAGATGGAGCGCCGCCGCCCGTCTCTCCGAGCGTGCCTGCCGCCACGCCGGACGGCGAAAAAGCGAACGGGCGAAGCAGAAGCATGTGACGTCGATGCAGGTGGTCGGCGACGCGCTCCAGAAAGTCGCGAGCATCGTCCTGCCTATCCTCGCAGCCCGCGATCGCGTGAAGACGCGAGAGCTTTTGGAGGGTGCAGGGATACGCGATCCTCGCATGCTGATCCGGTTTGTCGGGATCAAGGTGGCCTTCTTTGCTGCGGGTGCGGCTGGTACCGCCGTCGTCGTCGCCCGGGAGGGTTCATGGGCGGACAACCCATGGCAGTGCCTGGCAGCGACCGCGGTGGGAGCCATTGCAGCCGGTCTCGTTCCCGAACTGGCCATCCGCTACCTGCGCCGCCGGAGGCGGGAGAGGATCCGCTCCGCGCTCGCGGACACGATCGACCTGATGATCATCACGTCCAACGCCGGCCAGAGCCTGGATGTCACGTTGACCCGGGTTGCTCGCGAGGTGGGGCGGCTCGCTCCCGAGCTGTCGGACGAACTCGTGGTCACGATCTCGGAGTTGCAGGCCCTGCCCGATCGGCGAGACGCGCTCGACAATCTGGCGAGACGTACCGGCCTGACCGAAGTCCGAAGCCTCACGGCGACGCTGATCCAGACGATTCGCTATGGAACGCCGCTGACTCAGGCTTTGAAGGCGCTGGCGCAGGAGCTTCGGCAGTTCCGCCTGCTGGCCCTCGAAGAGAAGGCGGGAAAGCTCCCGGCCCTCCTCTCCCTCCCACTGATGCTGCTCATCATGCCGGCCGTGTTCATCGTGACAGCCGGACCGGCTGTTCTCGGCTTGATCGATGCCTTCACGAAATGA
- a CDS encoding type II secretion system F family protein: protein MPSLMMMAFAGGLVGFGAAILATSRCTWSPSRPSVRLRALDLHRGAKAEPKQQRHIEIFRSEPSTWLERLRQRIGQHAVGIGGLPMIWLVAVVVIATFILSLLTLNFLDASGSVVAISLTMLCPLLAGTLLHGQLKRRWQLAFLNGFADAIELVIRASRSGIPISEAIRVAGQEIADPVRSEFRLISNALDLGIDLKDALRTAASRVCLPDFDFLVTALILQRETGGQLAETLENLATILRRRKELRLKIKAMTAEGRMSAVVVGAIPLVAAAAMYFLDPGHIERLLVPGAGRSMLYVGIGLLAAGIAIIHFLTRVRP, encoded by the coding sequence ATGCCCAGCCTCATGATGATGGCATTTGCTGGCGGGCTGGTCGGCTTCGGCGCTGCCATCCTAGCAACCTCCCGCTGCACCTGGTCACCGTCAAGACCGAGCGTCCGGCTGCGGGCCCTGGATCTTCATCGTGGAGCCAAGGCAGAGCCGAAACAGCAGCGGCATATCGAGATCTTCAGGTCGGAGCCGTCGACCTGGCTGGAGAGACTTCGCCAGCGGATCGGGCAGCATGCCGTAGGTATCGGTGGGTTGCCGATGATCTGGCTGGTCGCGGTGGTCGTGATCGCCACCTTCATTCTCAGCCTGCTGACCCTGAATTTTCTAGATGCCTCTGGCAGTGTCGTTGCGATATCGCTCACGATGCTCTGTCCCTTGCTGGCAGGCACCCTTCTTCACGGGCAGCTCAAGCGACGTTGGCAGCTTGCATTCCTTAATGGCTTCGCCGACGCGATCGAGCTTGTCATCCGCGCTTCCAGATCGGGGATCCCGATCTCCGAAGCGATCCGGGTCGCCGGCCAGGAGATCGCAGATCCCGTGCGGTCGGAGTTCCGGCTTATCTCCAATGCCCTGGATCTGGGCATAGATCTCAAGGATGCCTTGCGGACGGCGGCCAGCCGCGTCTGCCTTCCGGACTTCGACTTTCTGGTGACCGCCCTCATTCTGCAGCGGGAGACCGGCGGTCAACTTGCAGAGACGCTGGAGAACCTGGCCACGATCCTTCGGCGCCGCAAGGAACTGCGCCTGAAGATCAAGGCCATGACGGCTGAAGGTCGGATGTCCGCCGTTGTGGTTGGCGCGATACCGCTCGTCGCCGCCGCAGCGATGTATTTCCTTGATCCCGGCCATATCGAGAGGTTGCTCGTCCCGGGGGCCGGAAGGTCGATGCTCTATGTGGGCATCGGGCTTCTCGCAGCCGGCATTGCGATCATCCATTTCCTGACCAGGGTCCGGCCATGA
- a CDS encoding TadE/TadG family type IV pilus assembly protein, producing the protein MNNQPAISLRRLVRDPAGGSAVEFAILAPCVMLTLLAIVEIGFISAGEVLLGSGARAAARFARTGQVINNETRIESIRRIVTSFVCPKAVLAPPHDAFCLWDQGSARLSEDGAVSPLQIRTRVYADARNISLAEPYSDTNPLNGAYDPGETFTDINGNGQWDDDMARSGAGGAGDFVLYEFEMAQSLASPIFQVLTGEWMTIHRASISVQNEKF; encoded by the coding sequence ATGAACAACCAGCCTGCAATCTCCTTGCGGCGCCTGGTTCGTGATCCTGCAGGAGGATCGGCCGTCGAATTCGCGATCCTGGCTCCCTGCGTCATGCTGACCTTGCTGGCGATCGTCGAGATCGGCTTCATTTCAGCAGGCGAAGTTCTTCTGGGCTCCGGCGCAAGAGCTGCGGCGCGCTTTGCCCGTACGGGGCAAGTGATCAATAACGAGACCCGGATCGAATCGATCCGCCGCATCGTGACCAGTTTCGTCTGCCCGAAGGCCGTGCTTGCTCCTCCCCACGACGCCTTCTGTCTCTGGGACCAGGGATCCGCGCGGCTGAGCGAGGACGGAGCCGTCAGCCCGCTGCAGATAAGGACGCGCGTCTACGCGGATGCCCGGAACATCAGCCTGGCCGAGCCCTACAGCGACACCAACCCGCTGAACGGGGCTTACGATCCCGGAGAAACCTTCACCGATATCAACGGCAACGGCCAATGGGATGATGACATGGCGAGAAGTGGCGCGGGAGGCGCCGGCGATTTTGTCCTCTACGAGTTCGAGATGGCCCAAAGTCTCGCCAGCCCGATCTTCCAGGTGCTGACCGGAGAATGGATGACCATCCATCGCGCCAGCATCTCCGTGCAGAACGAGAAGTTCTGA